From Meles meles chromosome 5, mMelMel3.1 paternal haplotype, whole genome shotgun sequence, one genomic window encodes:
- the CUTA gene encoding protein CutA isoform X2: MRGVRAPAILLGGGAALLLSLPWMPALLPVASRLVLLPRALLSMASGSPPSQPPPASSSGYVPGSVSAAFVTCPNEKVAKEIARAVVEKRLAACVNLIPQITSIYEWKGKIEEDNEVLMMIKTQSSLVPALTDFVRSVHPYEVAEVIALPVEQGNSPYLHWVRQVTESVSDSSTVLP; this comes from the exons ATGAGGGGGGTGCGGGCTCCCGCAATCCTGCTCGGCGGAGGG GCCGCTCTGCTCCTGTCGCTTCCTTGGATGCCGGCGCTGCTGCCTGTGGCCTCCCGCCTTGTCTTGCTCCCCCGAGCTCTATTGTCCATGGCTTCAGGAAGCCCCCCGTCCCAGCCCCCGCCCGCCTCGAGCTCCGGCTATGTTCCCGGCTCGGTCTCTGCAGCCTTTGTCACCTGCCCCAATGAGAAGGTCGCCAAGGAGATCGCCAG GGCTGTGGTGGAGAAGCGCCTGGCAGCCTGCGTTAACCTCATCCCTCAGATTACATCCAT CtatgagtggaaaggaaagattgAGGAGGACAATGAGGTGCTGATG ATGATTAAAACCCAAAGTTCCTTGGTTCCAGCTTTGACAGATTTTGTTCG TTCTGTGCACCCTTACGAAGTGGCCGAGGTGATTGCATTGCCTGTGGAGCAGGGGAACTCCCCATACCTGCACTGGGTACGCCAGGTTACAGAGTCTGTTTCCGACTCCAGCACAGTCCTACCGTGA
- the CUTA gene encoding protein CutA isoform X1, whose product MRGVRAPAILLGGGVSDRPRPFRSSKPRPPPSPQILEAALLLSLPWMPALLPVASRLVLLPRALLSMASGSPPSQPPPASSSGYVPGSVSAAFVTCPNEKVAKEIARAVVEKRLAACVNLIPQITSIYEWKGKIEEDNEVLMMIKTQSSLVPALTDFVRSVHPYEVAEVIALPVEQGNSPYLHWVRQVTESVSDSSTVLP is encoded by the exons ATGAGGGGGGTGCGGGCTCCCGCAATCCTGCTCGGCGGAGGGGTGAGTGACCGGCCCCGCCCCTTCCGGTCCTCGAAGCCTCGACCACCACCCTCACCCCAAATCCTAGAG GCCGCTCTGCTCCTGTCGCTTCCTTGGATGCCGGCGCTGCTGCCTGTGGCCTCCCGCCTTGTCTTGCTCCCCCGAGCTCTATTGTCCATGGCTTCAGGAAGCCCCCCGTCCCAGCCCCCGCCCGCCTCGAGCTCCGGCTATGTTCCCGGCTCGGTCTCTGCAGCCTTTGTCACCTGCCCCAATGAGAAGGTCGCCAAGGAGATCGCCAG GGCTGTGGTGGAGAAGCGCCTGGCAGCCTGCGTTAACCTCATCCCTCAGATTACATCCAT CtatgagtggaaaggaaagattgAGGAGGACAATGAGGTGCTGATG ATGATTAAAACCCAAAGTTCCTTGGTTCCAGCTTTGACAGATTTTGTTCG TTCTGTGCACCCTTACGAAGTGGCCGAGGTGATTGCATTGCCTGTGGAGCAGGGGAACTCCCCATACCTGCACTGGGTACGCCAGGTTACAGAGTCTGTTTCCGACTCCAGCACAGTCCTACCGTGA
- the CUTA gene encoding protein CutA isoform X3: MRGVRAPAILLGGGVSDRPRPFRSSKPRPPPSPQILEAALLLSLPWMPALLPVASRLVLLPRALLSMASGSPPSQPPPASSSGYVPGSVSAAFVTCPNEKVAKEIARAVVEKRLAACVNLIPQITSIYEWKGKIEEDNEVLMMIKTQSSLVPALTDFVR; this comes from the exons ATGAGGGGGGTGCGGGCTCCCGCAATCCTGCTCGGCGGAGGGGTGAGTGACCGGCCCCGCCCCTTCCGGTCCTCGAAGCCTCGACCACCACCCTCACCCCAAATCCTAGAG GCCGCTCTGCTCCTGTCGCTTCCTTGGATGCCGGCGCTGCTGCCTGTGGCCTCCCGCCTTGTCTTGCTCCCCCGAGCTCTATTGTCCATGGCTTCAGGAAGCCCCCCGTCCCAGCCCCCGCCCGCCTCGAGCTCCGGCTATGTTCCCGGCTCGGTCTCTGCAGCCTTTGTCACCTGCCCCAATGAGAAGGTCGCCAAGGAGATCGCCAG GGCTGTGGTGGAGAAGCGCCTGGCAGCCTGCGTTAACCTCATCCCTCAGATTACATCCAT CtatgagtggaaaggaaagattgAGGAGGACAATGAGGTGCTGATG ATGATTAAAACCCAAAGTTCCTTGGTTCCAGCTTTGACAGATTTTGTTCGGTGA
- the CUTA gene encoding protein CutA isoform X4: MPALLPVASRLVLLPRALLSMASGSPPSQPPPASSSGYVPGSVSAAFVTCPNEKVAKEIARAVVEKRLAACVNLIPQITSIYEWKGKIEEDNEVLMMIKTQSSLVPALTDFVRSVHPYEVAEVIALPVEQGNSPYLHWVRQVTESVSDSSTVLP; the protein is encoded by the exons ATGCCGGCGCTGCTGCCTGTGGCCTCCCGCCTTGTCTTGCTCCCCCGAGCTCTATTGTCCATGGCTTCAGGAAGCCCCCCGTCCCAGCCCCCGCCCGCCTCGAGCTCCGGCTATGTTCCCGGCTCGGTCTCTGCAGCCTTTGTCACCTGCCCCAATGAGAAGGTCGCCAAGGAGATCGCCAG GGCTGTGGTGGAGAAGCGCCTGGCAGCCTGCGTTAACCTCATCCCTCAGATTACATCCAT CtatgagtggaaaggaaagattgAGGAGGACAATGAGGTGCTGATG ATGATTAAAACCCAAAGTTCCTTGGTTCCAGCTTTGACAGATTTTGTTCG TTCTGTGCACCCTTACGAAGTGGCCGAGGTGATTGCATTGCCTGTGGAGCAGGGGAACTCCCCATACCTGCACTGGGTACGCCAGGTTACAGAGTCTGTTTCCGACTCCAGCACAGTCCTACCGTGA
- the PHF1 gene encoding PHD finger protein 1 isoform X2 has product MAQPPRLSRSGAPPLWDPASPAPTAGPRPRLWEGQDVLARWTDGLLYLGTIKKVDSAREVCLVQFEDDSQFLVLWKDISPAALPGEELLCCVCRSETVGPGNRLVSCEKCRHAYHQDCHVPRAPAPGEGEGTSWVCRQCVFAIATKRGGALKKGPYARAMLGMKLSLPYGLKGLDWDAGHLSNRQQSYCYCGGPGEWNLKMLQCRSCLQWFHEACTQCLSKPLLYGDRFYEFECCVCRGGPEKVRRLQLRWVDVAHLVLYHLSVCCKKKYFDFDREILPFTSENWDSLLLGELSDTPKGERSSKLLSALNSHKDRFISGREIKKRKCLFGLHARIPPPVEPVTEDGAPTSFPSGQGPGGGVSRPLGKRRRPEPEPLRRRQKGKMEELGPPSAVRNQPEPQEQRERARLQRALQASVSPPSPSPNQSYQGSSGYNFRPTDARCLPSPIRMFASFHPSASTAGTSGDGEPPDRSPLELHIGFPTDIPKSAPHSMTASSSSVPAPSPGLPRRSAPPSPLCRSLSPGTGGGVRGGVGYLSRGDPVRVLARRVRPDGSVQYLVEWGGGGIF; this is encoded by the exons ATGGCACAGCCCCCCCGGCTGAGCCGCTCTGGTGCCCCCCCACTTTGGGACCCagcctcccctgctcccaccGCAGGCCCCAGGCCTCGTCTTTGGGAGGGTCAAGATGTGCTGGCCAGGTGGACGGATGGGCTGCTATACTTGGGGACCATCAAGAAG GTGGACAGTGCTCGGGAGGTGTGTCTGGTCCAGTTTGAGGACGATTCCCAGTTTCTGGTTCTATGGAAAGACATTAGCCCCG CTGCCCTCCCCGGGGAGGAACTTCTCTGCTGTGTCTGTCGCTCTGAGACTGTGGGCCCTGGGAACCGGCTGGTCAGCTGTGAGAAGTGTCGCCACG CTTATCACCAGGACTGCCACGTTCCAAGGGCCCCCGCTCCTGGAGAAGGAGAGGGCACATCCTGGGTCTGCCGCCAGTGTGTCTTCGCCATTGCCACCAAG AGGGGGGGTGCACTGAAGAAGGGCCCCTATGCCCGggccatgctgggcatgaagctgTCACTGCCGTACGGACTAAAGGGGCTAGACTGGGACGCTGGACATCTGAGCAACCGACAGCAGAGCTACTGTTACTGTGGTGGCCCCGGGGA GTGGAACCTGAAGATGCTGCAGTGCCGGAGCTGCCTGCAGTGGTTCCACGAGGCCTGCACCCAGTGTCTGAGCAAGCCCCTCCTCTACGGGGACAG GTTCTATGAGTTCGAATGCTGTGTGTGTCGGGGGGGCCCTGAGAAGGTCAGGCGGCTACAGCTTCGCTG GGTGGATGTGGCCCATCTTGTCCTCTATCACCTCAGCGTTTGCTGTAAGAAAAAGTACTTTGATTTTGACCGTGAGATCCTCCCCTTCACTTCTGAGAATTGGGACAGTTTGCTCCTCGGGGAG CTCTCAGACACTCCCAAGGGAGAACGTTCTTCCAAACTCCTCTCTGCTCTCAACAGCCACAAGGACCG TTTCATTTCAGGGAGGGAGATTAAGAAGAGGAAATGCTTGTTTGGTCTCCATGCTCGGATCCCTCCCCCTGTGGAGCCTGTTACTGAAGATGGAGCCCCCACCAG CTTCCCTTCAGGGcagggccctgggggaggggtctcACGTCCCCTGGGGAAGCGCCGGAGGCCGGAGCCAGAGCCCctgaggaggaggcagaaggggaAAATGGAGGAGCTGGGGCCACCCTCAGCAGTGCGCAATCAGCCCGAGCCCCAGGAGCAAAGGGAGCGGGCTCGTCTGCAGAGGGCACTGCAG GCCTCAGTGTCTCCACCATCCCCCAGCCCTAACCAGAGTtaccagggcagcagcggctACAACTTCCGGCCCACAGATGCCCGCTGCTTGCCCAG TCCCATCCGGATGTTCGCTTCCTTCCACCCCTCTGCCAGCACCGCAGGGACCTCTGGGGATGGTGAACCCCCAGACAG GTCACCCCTGGAACTTCACATTGGTTTCCCCACAGACATCCCTAAAAGTGCCCCCCACTCGATGACTGCCTCATCGTCCTCggtcccagccccttccccaggtCTTCCTAGACGCTCAGCACCCCCTTCTCCCCTGTGCCGTAGTTTGTCTCCTGGGACTGGGGGAGGAGTCCGAGGTGGGGTTGGCTACCTGTCCCGAGGGGACCCTGTCCGGGTCCTTGCTCGGAGAGTACGGCCTGATGGTTCTGTGCAGTACCTGGttgagtggggaggtgggggcatcTTCTAA
- the PHF1 gene encoding PHD finger protein 1 isoform X3 encodes MAQPPRLSRSGAPPLWDPASPAPTAGPRPRLWEGQDVLARWTDGLLYLGTIKKVDSAREVCLVQFEDDSQFLVLWKDISPAALPGEELLCCVCRSETVGPGNRLVSCEKCRHAYHQDCHVPRAPAPGEGEGTSWVCRQCVFAIATKRGGALKKGPYARAMLGMKLSLPYGLKGLDWDAGHLSNRQQSYCYCGGPGEWNLKMLQCRSCLQWFHEACTQCLSKPLLYGDRFYEFECCVCRGGPEKVRRLQLRWVDVAHLVLYHLSVCCKKKYFDFDREILPFTSENWDSLLLGELSDTPKGERSSKLLSALNSHKDRFISGREIKKRKCLFGLHARIPPPVEPVTEDGAPTSFPSGQGPGGGVSRPLGKRRRPEPEPLRRRQKGKMEELGPPSAVRNQPEPQEQRERARLQRALQASVSPPSPSPNQSYQGSSGYNFRPTDARCLPRSPLELHIGFPTDIPKSAPHSMTASSSSVPAPSPGLPRRSAPPSPLCRSLSPGTGGGVRGGVGYLSRGDPVRVLARRVRPDGSVQYLVEWGGGGIF; translated from the exons ATGGCACAGCCCCCCCGGCTGAGCCGCTCTGGTGCCCCCCCACTTTGGGACCCagcctcccctgctcccaccGCAGGCCCCAGGCCTCGTCTTTGGGAGGGTCAAGATGTGCTGGCCAGGTGGACGGATGGGCTGCTATACTTGGGGACCATCAAGAAG GTGGACAGTGCTCGGGAGGTGTGTCTGGTCCAGTTTGAGGACGATTCCCAGTTTCTGGTTCTATGGAAAGACATTAGCCCCG CTGCCCTCCCCGGGGAGGAACTTCTCTGCTGTGTCTGTCGCTCTGAGACTGTGGGCCCTGGGAACCGGCTGGTCAGCTGTGAGAAGTGTCGCCACG CTTATCACCAGGACTGCCACGTTCCAAGGGCCCCCGCTCCTGGAGAAGGAGAGGGCACATCCTGGGTCTGCCGCCAGTGTGTCTTCGCCATTGCCACCAAG AGGGGGGGTGCACTGAAGAAGGGCCCCTATGCCCGggccatgctgggcatgaagctgTCACTGCCGTACGGACTAAAGGGGCTAGACTGGGACGCTGGACATCTGAGCAACCGACAGCAGAGCTACTGTTACTGTGGTGGCCCCGGGGA GTGGAACCTGAAGATGCTGCAGTGCCGGAGCTGCCTGCAGTGGTTCCACGAGGCCTGCACCCAGTGTCTGAGCAAGCCCCTCCTCTACGGGGACAG GTTCTATGAGTTCGAATGCTGTGTGTGTCGGGGGGGCCCTGAGAAGGTCAGGCGGCTACAGCTTCGCTG GGTGGATGTGGCCCATCTTGTCCTCTATCACCTCAGCGTTTGCTGTAAGAAAAAGTACTTTGATTTTGACCGTGAGATCCTCCCCTTCACTTCTGAGAATTGGGACAGTTTGCTCCTCGGGGAG CTCTCAGACACTCCCAAGGGAGAACGTTCTTCCAAACTCCTCTCTGCTCTCAACAGCCACAAGGACCG TTTCATTTCAGGGAGGGAGATTAAGAAGAGGAAATGCTTGTTTGGTCTCCATGCTCGGATCCCTCCCCCTGTGGAGCCTGTTACTGAAGATGGAGCCCCCACCAG CTTCCCTTCAGGGcagggccctgggggaggggtctcACGTCCCCTGGGGAAGCGCCGGAGGCCGGAGCCAGAGCCCctgaggaggaggcagaaggggaAAATGGAGGAGCTGGGGCCACCCTCAGCAGTGCGCAATCAGCCCGAGCCCCAGGAGCAAAGGGAGCGGGCTCGTCTGCAGAGGGCACTGCAG GCCTCAGTGTCTCCACCATCCCCCAGCCCTAACCAGAGTtaccagggcagcagcggctACAACTTCCGGCCCACAGATGCCCGCTGCTTGCCCAG GTCACCCCTGGAACTTCACATTGGTTTCCCCACAGACATCCCTAAAAGTGCCCCCCACTCGATGACTGCCTCATCGTCCTCggtcccagccccttccccaggtCTTCCTAGACGCTCAGCACCCCCTTCTCCCCTGTGCCGTAGTTTGTCTCCTGGGACTGGGGGAGGAGTCCGAGGTGGGGTTGGCTACCTGTCCCGAGGGGACCCTGTCCGGGTCCTTGCTCGGAGAGTACGGCCTGATGGTTCTGTGCAGTACCTGGttgagtggggaggtgggggcatcTTCTAA
- the PHF1 gene encoding PHD finger protein 1 isoform X1: MAQPPRLSRSGAPPLWDPASPAPTAGPRPRLWEGQDVLARWTDGLLYLGTIKKVDSAREVCLVQFEDDSQFLVLWKDISPAALPGEELLCCVCRSETVGPGNRLVSCEKCRHAYHQDCHVPRAPAPGEGEGTSWVCRQCVFAIATKRGGALKKGPYARAMLGMKLSLPYGLKGLDWDAGHLSNRQQSYCYCGGPGEWNLKMLQCRSCLQWFHEACTQCLSKPLLYGDRFYEFECCVCRGGPEKVRRLQLRWVDVAHLVLYHLSVCCKKKYFDFDREILPFTSENWDSLLLGELSDTPKGERSSKLLSALNSHKDRFISGREIKKRKCLFGLHARIPPPVEPVTEDGAPTSFPSGQGPGGGVSRPLGKRRRPEPEPLRRRQKGKMEELGPPSAVRNQPEPQEQRERARLQRALQASVSPPSPSPNQSYQGSSGYNFRPTDARCLPSSPIRMFASFHPSASTAGTSGDGEPPDRSPLELHIGFPTDIPKSAPHSMTASSSSVPAPSPGLPRRSAPPSPLCRSLSPGTGGGVRGGVGYLSRGDPVRVLARRVRPDGSVQYLVEWGGGGIF; this comes from the exons ATGGCACAGCCCCCCCGGCTGAGCCGCTCTGGTGCCCCCCCACTTTGGGACCCagcctcccctgctcccaccGCAGGCCCCAGGCCTCGTCTTTGGGAGGGTCAAGATGTGCTGGCCAGGTGGACGGATGGGCTGCTATACTTGGGGACCATCAAGAAG GTGGACAGTGCTCGGGAGGTGTGTCTGGTCCAGTTTGAGGACGATTCCCAGTTTCTGGTTCTATGGAAAGACATTAGCCCCG CTGCCCTCCCCGGGGAGGAACTTCTCTGCTGTGTCTGTCGCTCTGAGACTGTGGGCCCTGGGAACCGGCTGGTCAGCTGTGAGAAGTGTCGCCACG CTTATCACCAGGACTGCCACGTTCCAAGGGCCCCCGCTCCTGGAGAAGGAGAGGGCACATCCTGGGTCTGCCGCCAGTGTGTCTTCGCCATTGCCACCAAG AGGGGGGGTGCACTGAAGAAGGGCCCCTATGCCCGggccatgctgggcatgaagctgTCACTGCCGTACGGACTAAAGGGGCTAGACTGGGACGCTGGACATCTGAGCAACCGACAGCAGAGCTACTGTTACTGTGGTGGCCCCGGGGA GTGGAACCTGAAGATGCTGCAGTGCCGGAGCTGCCTGCAGTGGTTCCACGAGGCCTGCACCCAGTGTCTGAGCAAGCCCCTCCTCTACGGGGACAG GTTCTATGAGTTCGAATGCTGTGTGTGTCGGGGGGGCCCTGAGAAGGTCAGGCGGCTACAGCTTCGCTG GGTGGATGTGGCCCATCTTGTCCTCTATCACCTCAGCGTTTGCTGTAAGAAAAAGTACTTTGATTTTGACCGTGAGATCCTCCCCTTCACTTCTGAGAATTGGGACAGTTTGCTCCTCGGGGAG CTCTCAGACACTCCCAAGGGAGAACGTTCTTCCAAACTCCTCTCTGCTCTCAACAGCCACAAGGACCG TTTCATTTCAGGGAGGGAGATTAAGAAGAGGAAATGCTTGTTTGGTCTCCATGCTCGGATCCCTCCCCCTGTGGAGCCTGTTACTGAAGATGGAGCCCCCACCAG CTTCCCTTCAGGGcagggccctgggggaggggtctcACGTCCCCTGGGGAAGCGCCGGAGGCCGGAGCCAGAGCCCctgaggaggaggcagaaggggaAAATGGAGGAGCTGGGGCCACCCTCAGCAGTGCGCAATCAGCCCGAGCCCCAGGAGCAAAGGGAGCGGGCTCGTCTGCAGAGGGCACTGCAG GCCTCAGTGTCTCCACCATCCCCCAGCCCTAACCAGAGTtaccagggcagcagcggctACAACTTCCGGCCCACAGATGCCCGCTGCTTGCCCAG cagTCCCATCCGGATGTTCGCTTCCTTCCACCCCTCTGCCAGCACCGCAGGGACCTCTGGGGATGGTGAACCCCCAGACAG GTCACCCCTGGAACTTCACATTGGTTTCCCCACAGACATCCCTAAAAGTGCCCCCCACTCGATGACTGCCTCATCGTCCTCggtcccagccccttccccaggtCTTCCTAGACGCTCAGCACCCCCTTCTCCCCTGTGCCGTAGTTTGTCTCCTGGGACTGGGGGAGGAGTCCGAGGTGGGGTTGGCTACCTGTCCCGAGGGGACCCTGTCCGGGTCCTTGCTCGGAGAGTACGGCCTGATGGTTCTGTGCAGTACCTGGttgagtggggaggtgggggcatcTTCTAA